A stretch of DNA from Acidobacteriota bacterium:
TCGTCGGTTACGTGCGTAAAAAGCTGAAAGGCAAGCAAGAAGATTGCTTGTCCTGAACAGAAATAACAGTAGAAAAAGAACCGCCTTTGCTCCGCACCTATGGCTTCGATGACGTTCTTTCCCGTGGGACTTCCTCGATAATCACAGAAAAATTGATGATGAAATCGGAACCGGAGAAAAAGTCGGAGTAGCTACAGGCTAGGTATCCTTCGCTGAATGAGGGAGCTGTGATGAAGTAATGCCTTTCCTGCTCCAGCGAGAATAGAGGCTGAATAGTCCCGGTGGAGATGTTGAAGCTGCTTAGATTTCTAGAGGCAAAAGGGGAAAAGAGGAGCAAGCCCCGAAGCTTCACTCCATCGTTGAGAAGTCTGTTCTCCGATTTCTTCCGAAAGACCTGATGTCCCTTCTTTAAGGTGAGACAGTAAAAGAAGTTATCCTCGCACATCACAACAATCCTCCTCGGCCAGATCAGCGGGGCCGCGAGGACCCTGGAGCCGCCCCGGAAGCTCCATAGTTTCTTTCCTCTTTTAATGCTAAAAATCGATACCGTGCGATTTTCAAAGACGAGAGCAACATTGCGCTTTCCATCAAAGGAAAACGCCGTCGGCCTTTCGAGCCCCATTCGAAGTTCCGAGACTTTTTTCATTGAACCATCCGTCATGTTCAATCCGAAGAGGATATTTCCTTTCAACAGAGCAACCATTGAAACTCCTCCGTCGGTCTTCACCGTGGAATAGAGAAAATCCGAACCAACATCCACTTCCCAGAGAAGATCTCCATTCTTTTCGGATAGAGCTATCAACTTTTCATGATCCTTCACAAGAATCGAACTCTCCAGGGCAGCAATGAGCCCATTCATCCCCGGCATCTCCTTTCTCCATATCAGATGCCCGTCAGCAGCGCCATAGGCTTCGATGATCCCTGGCTGAAAAGCTGCAAAGACTGATCCACCATTGACGAGAGGTCGCGGTAATAGCTTTTGTTCGGCTTTCTTTTCCCATGCCTTATTGATATTTACCTTGATCGGATGTCGATCGACCAGCTTTTGAACTGGGTATCTGAGGGAGTCTTTCGAAAC
This window harbors:
- a CDS encoding PQQ-binding-like beta-propeller repeat protein, yielding MNVKSDSRLFSATAIVKSLLAFLFLSFVGIHDGLRAVSKDSLRYPVQKLVDRHPIKVNINKAWEKKAEQKLLPRPLVNGGSVFAAFQPGIIEAYGAADGHLIWRKEMPGMNGLIAALESSILVKDHEKLIALSEKNGDLLWEVDVGSDFLYSTVKTDGGVSMVALLKGNILFGLNMTDGSMKKVSELRMGLERPTAFSFDGKRNVALVFENRTVSIFSIKRGKKLWSFRGGSRVLAAPLIWPRRIVVMCEDNFFYCLTLKKGHQVFRKKSENRLLNDGVKLRGLLLFSPFASRNLSSFNISTGTIQPLFSLEQERHYFITAPSFSEGYLACSYSDFFSGSDFIINFSVIIEEVPRERTSSKP